In Hemicordylus capensis ecotype Gifberg chromosome 4, rHemCap1.1.pri, whole genome shotgun sequence, the genomic window AttgcgtgtgcatgcatgcatgtcagACGGGCGTGTGTGACATGCATACGGATACctggtacttctggtcacttccggctgaggagggggaatgggcagcaaggaggtacgctgctacccTGAAGGTTTTTACCCACAATGAGCGTGGTGGGGGAAagctgcgggaggggtaagtgcaccctcctccacccttaaagcggcaccgGTGTTGAACTTCAAACTGGCCTGAttttcgaacctgtttggaggcccatacaagggcctccaaacaagtttgtgcacatccctagcggctGTTCCTGCACTTATCCGAGCTCAccctctagatcagtgtttctcaaccactggtccatggaccagcaccggtccgtgaggcattgggtaccggtccgtgaAGCATCATtaatacctcccccccccaaaaaaaaatttgggctggcaggggccaccggaagctctccagagctcatttccaggcagcccttgctgctggataatgttcatttcacttcctcgaaatgaacattatccagcagcaagggctgcctggaaatgagctctggagagctgcccgaaattgttttttgtgggttgcctgggggtggggttgggagtgagggggggcgacccccttactaactgcaggtccaggaaactgcgcatgaacaATGCGCATGACTccaaaaaacattgagaaacactgctctgggTGATGGAGCAGCGGGAATTGGCTTACTGGGCCAATCTTCCCCACCATCCGGGTCCTGGCCTCCTCTGTACCACATGCCCTTGGCTTCTGCGTGGAGGTAGGCCTTTGTAGGCCACAGAGGAAAAGGGCCAAACCTCCCATCGGGCCTTCCACTGTGACTACCTGTGGCAGTGGCTGTGCTTTGGTAACAGCAGCTATCTATGCAGAGTTGCCTTGGCACTCACCACCACTGGCCCTCAAGGACTTCATAGGATTTAACCAAGGCTTCCTTGTTCTCTACATTCGCCTGTTGTGTgcagggggcgtgggggggggaggctataCTTGTAAGCTATATGCGTGGATAGGGCGAAAGAACAATGGGTCGGCTGTGGACAAAGGTGAAGAGAGGCGCTGTCGCTCACAGCGGGCCAGTGGCTGCCACGTGCGAAACATGAGGGGGTGGGGCGCGCAGCATCACCTCCACGCCCACTCCCCCTCTTTTCCTGACGACAGCAACGAGAATTCCAGGGGGAAGTAGGAGGAGAGAAGGGGCTGCAGGGGTTCGCGCACAGCCGCAGGGGCTCCAACGCCGCAACAGCAGAGCTTCCGTGAGGGGCGGGCACTGTTGTTGCTTCTCGGTTAACGGTGGGGCCCCGCTTCACTTCTTCCCACCGAGGCAAAGCAAAGGAGGAGACCCTATCCGCGGCGGCCCCTCTTTTCCCTCCCGCCGCGCGTTGGCCCTTAGATGCTGCCTCGCTTACGCGCTCGCCGAAGTGCCCGGCCGCTGGCTTCTGCGCCCTCTTGGCCCGGGGTCACTCCATGTAGACTGCAGGGAGGACACCTTCGAGGGACAGGTCTTTGTCGCTTCAGTGCTGCTTTCCCTGGAGGCGCCGTCGGCGAGGGCAGGGGGGCTTTGCTTGAAGGCTTCTCGCCTGCGCCGTAGAGGCGGGCGGCGAGGGGGCTCGGCCACATGCGCGTagcagcagccctccctccctcattcctccctcccctctttccgTCTCTCTCCTCTGCAACCATTACACCTGTGAATGAAGACGAGTGCATGAATGAAGCTGCCGCCCAGAGGAGGCCCTGACACACGGGAGAAGGCACCGGCGCCGAGCCTTTTGGGGCGAGTGGAggcaccgccgccgcccgccacctcAGTGTTCTTCGTGGCCAGCGGTCGCCGCGGAGATGTGAGGAAGCCTTCCTCCCCGCATGCCCTTGTGGAGTCTGGCTCCCGCGCCCCGCACTGACAGATGCgctggggagggggtggttcgcCCCCCCTTGCTTTGCATCGCCGTCTCCACgcctgtggcggcggcggcagcaggagccCCCTTTCTCCACTTGCCTGCTCGGTCCTAAAGGATTTACTGGATGAAGAGCTTGCTTTTTTGGTGGTTGTCCTGGGGGACTGGCGAAGCGAGAGACTTCAGCTGACAAGGTACCTGTTCTCCAGACCTCCGTGTAGGGGAAATACACTCTCCTCAGATGTTCACCTGAAGGGTAATCCGCATCGTGGTCTAGTCTGGGGTGGGGGACCGACAAGGGAGGGAAATTGGCGATCGCCATCCTCCTGCCCTAGCCCACgttgccccccttcccccctctccccagccccccatgAACAGCGGAGCCCGATCGCTTTATAGGAATCGCAGCCCCAACTGCTATTATCTGCAGGCAGCAGCGACTAATGGACAGATTCTCCACCCTGCAATGTGAGTATTTTTGCCGGGGCTGCGTCCTTTTTCTTGGGGAAGGGGCTGCTGCTCCTACGGTTGGTTGCTGTAGGGGCGTGTTAGCTGTGGCAGCGCTGCA contains:
- the LOC128324251 gene encoding uncharacterized protein LOC128324251 isoform X1 gives rise to the protein MAIANFPPLSVPHPRLDHDADYPSGEHLRRVYFPYTEVWRTGTLSAEVSRFASPPGQPPKKQALHPVNPLGPSRQVEKGGSCCRRRHRRGDGDAKQGGANHPLPSASVSAGRGSQTPQGHAGRKASSHLRGDRWPRRTLRWRAAAVPPLAPKGSAPVPSPVCQGLLWAAASFMHSSSFTGVMVAEERDGKRGGRNEGGRAAATRMWPSPLAARLYGAGEKPSSKAPLPSPTAPPGKAALKRQRPVPRRCPPCSLHGVTPGQEGAEASGRALRRARVTCSKVHMPRNQEFTPLPTSL
- the LOC128324251 gene encoding uncharacterized protein LOC128324251 isoform X2; this encodes MAIANFPPLSVPHPRLDHDADYPSGEHLRRVYFPYTEVWRTGTLSAEVSRFASPPGQPPKKQALHPVNPLGPSRQVEKGGSCCRRRHRRGDGDAKQGGANHPLPSASVSAGRGSQTPQGHAGRKASSHLRGDRWPRRTLRWRAAAVPPLAPKGSAPVPSPVCQGLLWAAASFMHSSSFTGVMVAEERDGKRGGRNEGGRAAATRMWPSPLAARLYGAGEKPSSKAPLPSPTAPPGKAALKRQRPVPRRCPPCSLHGVTPGQEGAEASGRALRRAPVAG